The Synchiropus splendidus isolate RoL2022-P1 chromosome 8, RoL_Sspl_1.0, whole genome shotgun sequence genome has a window encoding:
- the acad8 gene encoding isobutyryl-CoA dehydrogenase, mitochondrial, giving the protein MAAVGSLSRLARLGSNICRNSRLFCDNNVRRRGISSCIDPSHGLTDEQKEFQKVAFDFAANEMAPHMAEWDQKEIFPVEMMRKAAELGFGGIYVQPEVGGSGLSRLDTTLIFEALSTGCVSTTAYISIHNMCAWMIDTFGNTEQRERFCPDLCSMEKFASYCLTEPGSGSDAASLLTTAQRKGDHYVLNGSKAFISGGGDTDVYVVMCRTGGKGAKGISCLVVEKDTPGLSFGKKEKKVGWNSQPTRAVIFEDCAIPVTNRLGEEGQGFNIAMKGLNGGRINIASCSLGAAHASVQLARDHLLVRKQFGETLSNNQFLQFKLAEMATKLVASRLLVREAATALQENRPDAVALCSMAKLFATDECFNICNQALQMHGGYGYLKDYAVQQFVRDIRVHQILEGTNEVMRMIVSRSLLTES; this is encoded by the exons ATGGCGGCGGTGGGAAGTCTGTCAAGGCTCGCCAGACTCGGGTCCAACATATGCAGGAATAGTCGTTTGTTCTGCGACAACAACGTGCGAAGACGAGGCATTTCGTCGTGCATTGACC CCTCTCACGGACTGACAGATGAACAGAAGGAGTTCCAGAAAGTCGCTTTTGACTTTGCCGCCAATGAGATGGCTCCCCATATGGCCGAGTGGGACCAGAAG GAAATCTTTCCAGTTGAGATGATGAGGAAGGCGGCTGAGCTTGGTTTCGGCGGGATCTACGTCCAGCCGGAGGTTGGAGGGTCCGGCCTTTCTCGGCTTGACACGACACTCATCTTTGAAGCCTTGTCCACAGGATGCGTCAGCACCACGGCCTACATCAGTATACACAA TATGTGCGCCTGGATGATCGATACATTCGGAAACACCGAGCAGAGGGAGCGGTTTTGTCCGGACTTGTGTTCAATGGAGAAGTTTGCTTCCTACTGTCTGACTGAACCAG GCAGCGGCAGTGATGCTGCGTCACTTCTCACAACGGCACAACGAAAGGGCGATCATTACGTCCTCAACGGGTCAAAG GCGTTCATCAGTGGAGGCGGAGACACTGACGTGTACGTGGTCATGTGCCGAACCGGAGGCAAAGGTGCCAAAGGAATCTCGTGTCTAGTGGTGGAGAAGGACACACCGGGCCTGAGCTTcggcaaaaaagaaaagaag GTGGGCTGGAACTCTCAGCCGACGCGGGCGGTCATCTTTGAAGACTGTGCCATCCCTGTCACGAACCGACTCGGGGAGGAGGGTCAGGGCTTCAACATCGCCATGAAAGGACTGAATGGAGGGAGAATTAATATtg CTTCCTGCTCTCTGGGAGCAGCTCATGCTTCTGTGCAGCTGGCGAGGGATCACCTGCTGGTGCGCAAGCAGTTTGGCGAGACCCTGTCCAACAACCAG TTCCTCCAGTTCAAGCTGGCAGAAATGGCGACCAAGCTGGTGGCTTCTCGTCTTCTGGTGCGCGAGGCTGCGACGGCTCTTCAGGAGAACCGGCCGGACGCTGTCGCTCTGTGCTCCATGGCCAAACTGTTCGCCACCGACGAGTGTTTCAAT ATCTGTAACCAGGCCCTTCAGATGCATGGAGGCTATGGCTACCTCAAAGACTACGCCGTGCAGCAGTTTGTGCGGGACATCCGCGTCCACCAGATCCTCGAAG GCACAAATGAGGTGATGAGGATGATCGTCTCCAGGAGCCTACTGACTGAATCCTGA
- the thyn1 gene encoding thymocyte nuclear protein 1, with translation MPPTRRRSKRKLNSGEAAETESPAKKKVESKKNAEKSSAPSEFSHWLMKSEPESRFENGIDVKFGIEDLKALPNQTGCWDGVRNYQARNFMRNMKEGQLAFFYHSNCKVPGIAGVIKIVKEAYVDHTQFDKKDVHYDASSRPENPKWSMVDVQFQRMMKRFIPLAELKEHHLEHRASGGPLKDMALFTRARLSVQPLTSEEFDFVLSLEDQQP, from the exons ATGCCGCCCACGAGAAGACGAAGCAAACGGAAGTTAAATTCAG gagaagctgctgaaaCAGAATCTCCTGCTAAGAAAAAGGTAGAAAGCAAGAAAAACGCAGAAAAAAGCTCTGCGCCGTCGGAGTTTAGTCACTGGCTAATGAAGTCTGAGCCCGAGAGCCGCTTTGAAAACGGCATTGATGTCAAG TTCGGGATTGAGGATTTAAAAGCGTTACCAAACCAGACGGGCTGCTGGGACGGTGTCCGCAACTATCAG GCTCGGAACTTCATGCGGAACATGAAGGAAGGGCAGCTGGCGTTCTTCTACCACAGCAACTGCAAGGTGCCGGGGATCGCAGGAGTCATCAAG ATCGTGAAGGAGGCGTACGTGGACCACACTCAGTTTGACAAGAAAGATGTTCACTACGACGCCAGCAGCCGGCCGGAGAACCCCAAGTGGAGCATG GTGGACGTTCAGTTTCAGAGGATGATGAAGCGCTTCATTCCGCTGGCGGAGCTGAAAGAGCACCACCTGGAGCATCGTGCGAGCGGAGGGCCGCTGAAGGACATGGCCTTATTCACCAGAGCCCGTCTTTCTGTCCAGCCCCTCACTTCTG AGGAGTTTGACTTTGTACTAAGTTTGGAGGACCAACAGCCCTGA
- the vps26b gene encoding vacuolar protein sorting-associated protein 26B yields MSFFSFGQSAEVDVVLSDAETRKKAEHKTEDGKKDKYFLFYDGETVSGKVNVTLKSPGKRLEHQGIKIEFVGQIELYYDRGNHHEFVSLVKDLARPGEITQSQTFDFEFTHVEKPYESYTGQNVKLRYFLRATVIRRLNDISKELDIVVHTLSTYPELNSSIKMEVGIEDCLHIEFEYNKSKYHLKDVIVGKIYFLLVRIKIKHMEIDIIKRETTGTGPSVYHENDTIAKYEIMDGAPVRGESIPIRLFLAGYDLTPTMRDINKKFSVRYYLNLVLIDEEERRYFKQQEITLWRKGDVVRKSMSHQAAIASQRYEGSAASESALEQSAKEESG; encoded by the exons ATGAGTTTCTTCAGCTTTGGACAAAGTGCAGAAGTGGACGTGGTGCTGAGCGACGCAGAGACGAGGAAGAAAGCTGAGCACAAGACGGAAGATGGCAAGAAGGACAAGTACTTTCTGTTCTACGATGGAGAGACTGTCAGCGGGAAGGTGAACGTGACTCTGAAGAGCCCGGGGAAAAGGCTGGAGCACCAGGGAATCAAAATCGAATTCGTCGGTCAAATAG AGCTGTATTACGACAGAGGAAACCACCATGAGTTTGTGTCGCTGGTCAAAGACCTGGCAAGACCTGGAGAAATAACTCAGTCGCAGACCTTTGACTTCGAGTTCACTCACGTGGAGAAACCTTACGAATCGTACACTGGCCAGAACGTCAAACTCAG ATACTTCCTGCGTGCCACCGTGATCAGGAGACTCAATGACATCAGCAAAGAGCTGGACATCGTGGTCCACACCCTCAGCACCTACCCCGAGCTCAACTCCTCCATCAAGATGGAAGTTGGAATTGAAGATTGTCTCCATATTGAGTTTGAGTACAACAAATCCAA GTACCATCTGAAGGACGTCATCGTGGGGAAGATCTACTTCCTGCTGGTGAGGATTAAGATCAAGCACATGGAGATCGACATCATCAAGCGGGAAACGACAGGCACTGGCCCCAGCGTCTACCACGAGAACGACACCATCGCCAAGTACGAGATCATGGACGGAGCTCCAGTCAGAG GCGAATCCATCCCCATCCGGTTGTTTCTGGCCGGTTACGATCTGACGCCCACCATGAGGGACATCAACAAGAAGTTCTCAGTGCGCTACTACCTGAACCTGGTGCTCATCGACGAGGAGGAGAGACGCTACTTCAAACAGCAG GAAATCACGCTGTGGAGGAAGGGGGATGTGGTGAGGAAGAGCATGTCCCACCAGGCGGCCATCGCCTCCCAGCGGTACGAGGGCTCCGCTGCTTCAGAGAGCGCGCTGGAACAGAGTGCGAAGGAGGAGAGCGGGTAG
- the jam3a gene encoding junctional adhesion molecule 3B → MALKRLCACVVLLASLGHIPSSVAVILRTTDKIVWANEFEPIELTCLIESISTNNPRIEWKKIKNGVPSYVYFQNKIAGDLEHRAQLREPANILIYNTTRSDTAEYRCEVAAIDDQRDFDEILISLAVRVKPVVPRCSVPEAVTVGTQTELRCLENEGFPAPQYRWFHDNEELPQDPKISLKFVNSSYSINPDTGSLKFRRVRKEDAGEYYCQAKNDAGHAQCPSQKMEVYDVDILDIFLKSFGGVVAFICVTATVCNCLKRVCSPKRSHNENNYNWPAQNDGVDYGDADEGHFRHKSSFII, encoded by the exons GCCACATTCCGTCGTCAGTCGCAGTAATCCTCCGAACCACAGACAAGATTGTGTGGGCAAACGAGTTTGAGC CCATCGAACTGACCTGCTTAATCGAGTCCATCTCCACCAACAACCCCAggattgaatggaaaaagattAAAAACGGCGTCCCCAGCTACGTGTACTTTCAGAACAAGATAGCAG GCGACTTGGAGCACCGAGCGCAGCTGAGAGAGCCGGCCAACATTCTGATCTACAACACCACACGGTCGGACACTGCAGAGTACCGTTGCGAGGTGGCCGCCATTGATGATCAGAGGGACTTTGATGAGATCCTGATTAGTCTTGCAGTGAGAG TGAAGCCCGTGGTGCCGCGCTGCAGCGTACCTGAGGCCGTCACAGTGGGAACACAGACCGAACTTCGTTGTCTAGAGAACGAGGGCTTCCCTGCTCCTCAGTACCGCTGGTTCCATGACAACGAGGAGCTTCCGCAGGACCCCAAAATCAGCTTGAAGTTCGTCAACTCCTCATACAGCATCAATCCTGACACTGGAAGTCTG AAATTCCGAAGGGTGAGAAAGGAGGATGCTGGGGAATACTACTGCCAGGCCAAGAATGATGCCGGACACGCTCAGTGTCCCTCGCAGAAGATGGAAGTCT ACGATGTGGACATCCTTGATATTTTCCTCAAGTCATTTGGTGGCGTGGTCGCCTTCATCTGCGTCACCGCCACCGTCTGCAATTGCCTTAAACGTGTCTGCTCGCCCAAAAGAAGCCACAATGAAAACAA CTACAATTGGCCGGCGCAGAACGATGGCGTTGACTATGGCGACGCCGACGAG GGACATTTCCGACACAAGTCTTCGTTCATCATTTAA